A genomic segment from Sparus aurata chromosome 10, fSpaAur1.1, whole genome shotgun sequence encodes:
- the LOC115589969 gene encoding uncharacterized protein LOC115589969, translated as MAKARVAPLKSPTIPRMELTAATVAVKMDKLLKKELELELQESIFWTDSTAVLKYLNSEGTRFKTFVANRTSAILEHSQTSQWRYVNTTVNPADQVSRGQTVEAFLKCESWLSGPEFLLCTQDQWPKNPDPGMLDVDDPEVKRVVQVHSIQVEETKDSVNQLMTHYSSWTKLKRAVAWFLRFKDLLKELRAKRKKTNTQDKESRIDQYKKDFRGTDLTCEDLKKAETQIVKYCQKQRFTEDLAMLMEHQKVKKSSSLYKLNPVCLDGVIRVGGRLSRAAMPDDAKQPAILPKDSHITELVLRNIHEITAHAGRNHMLAQLRQRFWVPGASGAIRRFLSRCVACKRLHGTTGKQLMADLPECRVLPDDPPFTRVGVDYFGPFLVKRARGQIKRYGVIFTCLAVRAVHLEVASSLDTDACLNAIRRFLARRGQVKEMYSDNGTNFHSADSELKKSMKEWNTSRIAKHLQQKGIHWRFNPPAGSHHGGSWERLIRSVRKVLNFTVKEQVLDEEGLHTLLCEAEAVINSRPITKASSDFNDLEALTPNHLLLLKVEPELPPGVFNKDDQYANRRWRQVQYLADIFWKRWCREYLTQLQERQRWSAPGRNFCVGDVVLIVDETSPRNSWPLGKILETFPDSRGFVRQVKVKTKTNELCRPITKLCLLQETEDN; from the coding sequence ATGGCAAAGGCAAGGGTTGCACCCTTGAAATCTCCAACCATACCAAGAATGGAGCTGACTGCCGCTACAGTTGCAGTCAAGATGGACAAGCTCCTCAAGAAAGAGCTTGAATTGGAACTTCAGGAGTCGATCTTCTGGACAGATAGCACGGCTGTGCTTAAGTATTTGAACAGTGAAGGCACCAGATTCAAGACTTTCGTTGCTAATAGGACCTCAGCTATTCTAGAGCACTCTCAGACCTCTCAGTGGAGGTACGTCAATACCACTGTGAATCCTGCTGATCAAGTCTCAAGAGGACAAACTGTTGAGGCTTTCTTGAAATGTGAAAGTTGGCTCTCAGGACCAGAGTTCTTGCTCTGTACACAGGACCAGTGGCCTAAGAATCCAGATCCTGGAATGTTGGATGTTGATGACCCAGAGGTCAAAAGAGTGGTTCAAGTGCACTCCATTCAGGTGGAAGAAACCAAAGATTCAGTGAACCAGTTGATGACTCACTATTCATCTTGGACAAAGTTGAAGCGTGCTGTTGCCTGGTTTCTGAGATTTAAAGATTTGTTGAAGGAACTGAgagcaaagagaaagaaaaccaaCACACAGGACAAAGAAAGCAGAATAGACCAGTACAAGAAAGATTTCAGAGGCACAGATTTGACTTGTGAAGATTTGAAGAAAGCAGAAACACAGATCGTCAAGTACTGTCAGAAACAAAGATTCACAGAGGACCTGGCAATGTTAATGGAGCATCAGAAGGTGAAGAAAAGTAGCTCACTCTATAAATTGAATCCAGTGTGTCTTGACGGAGTGATAAGAGTAGGAGGAAGGTTGAGCCGAGCCGCAATGCCGGATGACGCCAAACAGCCAGCCATCTTGCCAAAGGACTCACACATCACAGAGCTTGTACTGAGAAATATTCATGAGATTACAGCCCACGCTGGAAGGAACCACATGTTGGCCCAACTGCGTCAAAGATTTTGGGTCCCTGGAGCAAGCGGAGCCATCAGGAGGTTCTTATCCAGGTGTGTTGCCTGTAAAAGACTGCATGGAACTACTGGTAAGCAGCTCATGGCAGATCTGCCGGAATGCAGGGTTTTGCCTGACGATCCTCCATTCACAAGAGTCGGCGTTGACTATTTCGGCCCATTCCTGGTAAAAAGAGCAAGAGGACAAATCAAGAGGTATGGTGTCATTTTTACATGTCTAGCCGTACGAGCCGTACATTTGGAAGTTGCATCTTCTCTTGACACGGATGCATGCCTCAACGCAATCAGAAGATTTCTTGCCAGAAGAGGACAAGTCAAAGAGATGTATTCTGATAATGGAACTAATTTTCATTCAGCCGACAGCGAGTTAAAGAAATCAATGAAAGAATGGAACACCAGCAGGATCGCTAAACATCTGCAACAAAAGGGCATCCATTGGCGCTTCAACCCCCCAGCAGGTTCTCACCACGGAGGAAGTTGGGAGCGACTTATCCGTTCGGTGAGAAAGGTTCTGAACTTCACAGTAAAGGAACAAGTTCTGGATGAAGAGGGTCTACATACCTTACTGTGTGAAGCAGAGGCTGTCATAAACAGCAGGCCCATTACAAAGGCATCATCAGACTTCAACGACTTAGAGGCTTTAACGCCCAACCACTTGCTGCTGCTCAAGGTTGAGCCTGAGTTACCACCAGGGGTATTTAATAAGGATGACCAGTATGCTAACCGCAGATGGAGACAGGTCCAGTACCTTGCGGACATCTTCTGGAAGCGTTGGTGCAGGGAGTACCTCACGCAGCTACAAGAACGTCAAAGATGGTCTGCACCTGGAAGAAACTTCTGTGTCGGTGATGTGGTGCTGATTGTGGACGAGACGTCACCCAGAAATTCATGGCCGCTAGGAAAAATCTTAGAGACTTTCCCTGACAGCAGAGGGTTTGTACGTcaggtgaaggtgaagacaAAGACCAACGAGCTTTGTCGCCCAATAACAAAGCTATGTCTTCTTCAAGAAACAGAGGACAATTAA